GTCGCCCCGGCGCGTTTCCAGTAACGACTGGATACGCGACGTCCCTATGTCGTAAGCGAGGCCCGTTCGCCCCGTGGCTGGGTCAAACGAACGCACCCACCCCCGCAAGCCGCCGACCCACAGGCGCCCCTCGCCATGCTCGGCCACGGCCGAGACGGTGCGCCCCGGCAGGCTGTGCGGATCGGTGGCCACATGGGCGAAGCGGGTGAAGTCCTCCCAGCTGGGGCCAAGATAGCCAAGCCCGCCGTCGTTCAGTGCAAACCACAACCCGTGCTCGCGATCCTCCATGATGCCCCGGACCGATCGCCCTGGCAGGCCACCCTGGGCTGTCCATGCCCCGGCCACGCCATGCACGCGACCATACCGGTCCAGCATGAGCAGGCCATCCAGGCTGGCGATCCAGGTCGTGCCATGGCTATCGGCCAGCGTGCCGTACACCGGCATGGGCGGAACGCGGCGGTCACGTCGGAACTTGCCGTCGCTGGCGCGACGATAAAGCCCACGCGACGTTGCTGCGGTCACGTCGCTGCCGCGCACGTCAATGCCCAGCACGCTGAGGTCATCCGCGTCTTCCATGAGCACGCGGGTGAGCGTGCGACCATCCGCTTCGAGGACATCGATGCCGCCATCACCGCCGATCCACAGCCGGCCATCGCTATCCGGCCGCAATGTGTGGATCGATGTCGATGAAAGACCGCCCGGACCAGGGGCCAGGTGTTCAAGATCACTGCCATCGGCCTGGATGTGATCGAGCCCGTCGGCGGTGCCCATCCAGATCGAGCCGTCGCGGCTCTCGGCGATGACCTTCACGTCGGCGTCCACCAAGCCATCACGCCAGTGGATGAAGCCACCCGTCACGGGGTCATATCGCGCAAGGCCGAGTTCGGCACCTCCCATCCAGATGCGGCCGCCGCTATCGACATGCAGGGCCGTGACCGACATGGCGGGAAAGGGATGGGCACGGTCCGGGCCGAGTGGGGGCGTGGTGAACGCCACGCCATCGAAACGGGAAAGGCCCGATGCCGTGCCGACCCAGACAAAGCCCTGGGCATCCTGGGCAACGGCATGCACCTTGCTGCTGGGAAGGCCCTCGTGCAGGCCGTAGCTGCGGAATTGCGGGGTAGGCACGGGAGGCATGCCTGCCTGCGCCGCGGGTGGAAGTGTGGCAATGGCAAGCGCCGCTGCCGCGAGAATCCATCTCGCCATGTGCGTGTACTGCATTACGCCGGGTTCCTAGTTCGGGCCGGATGATGCCATGCACGCTCCCCTACGCCGACCCGGCCGCCGCCGCGCATTCATGTAGGGCAACGCTGACTCGCTTGCCCCTAGAATGCGAAGCATGTCTCGCCGACTTCGCATGCTCACCGCGGCCATCGGTATCGCCGCCCTCGCCTGGCTACTCCTGGCCACGCTGGAACGTGGCCTCGCGCTGGCCCAACGCTTCATGACGCTGCCCGAGGGCTTGCGCTGGCTCATCGGGCTACTGCTCACCGCCATCCTGCTAGCCGGCCTCGGCGTTGGTATCTGGTGGCTGCGCCCACGGAAACCTCGGCCACCCGTTCAGGCTCCCGACCGCCCGACGCTGGAAACCCGGCTGACGAAGCTCCGGGAATCCGGTGCCGATGTTGAGGAACTTCGCAGTGAGCTCGATGAACTGGACCGGCGTCGCGACCTCGGCGAGCTCCATGTCGCCGTCTTCGGTGAAATCTCCACCGGCAAATCCACACTCATCGCCGCACTGGTACCCGGCGCACAGCTACAGAGCGACCCGCGTGGTGGCACCACGCGGGTGGTAGCGCATTACGATGGCGTCGCGCCGGATGGGACGACATGGACCGTCGCCGACGTGCCTGGCAGTGCGGAAGCCGGCGGTGAAGCGCGCGAACGCATGGCCCGGGAAGAGGTGCTGCGCGCCCATGCGGTCATTTACGTCTGTTCCGGGGACCTCACGCGTGCGCAGGCAAGCGAGCTGCAGTGGCTCGGTGATTTCGGCAAACCGCTTGTGCTTGCCGCCAACAAGGCGGACCAGTGGAATGCGCAGGAGCGCATCCAGATTGAGCATCGCCTGCGCGCGACGGCCGAGCACATTCCCGATGCGGTGGTCCTTGTCAGCGCCGGTGGCGAAGAGCGGTTTACCCGACGCCTTGCCAATGGGACGACAGAAGACGTCCGCCGCCAGCGGAAGCCCGAAATCGATGCGCTGACCGCAGCGCTGCGACGCCTTGTCGCGGCCGGCGCGACCGCGCTGGAACCGGCACGGGAGAATGCCGTGCTCGCCGGCTTGCACGAGCGCACGTCGGTGCTCGAAACCGCGCAGCGCGCCACCGAAGCCCAGCGCATTGTTTCCCGCTACGCCCGCCGCGCCATCGTCGGCGCCATGGCGGCCGTGGCGCCCGGCACCGACCTGGTGATCCAGGGTGCGCTTGCCGCCGGACTGGCCCGGGCCCTGGCCGACCTTTACGGCGTCAAGGTCACGGAGGTCGAGATCGAAGCCCTGCTGCGCCAGGTACGCATGACTTTGCGAACCGGCACCTCGGTCGTGCTGGCGGTGGCGGGCAATGCCCTGAAGGCCTTCCCGGGCCTGGGCACGCTGGGTGGCGGTGTGCTGCATGCGTTCGCCTACGCCCTGGTGTTCGACAGCCTGGGCAAGGCGCTGGCCACCACGCTGGCCGAACGCCAGCAGCTGGACCAGGCCGAGGCCGGCGAGCGCATGCGGGCGCTGCTCGATGACACGCGGGGCAACCGCCTTCGCCATCTGGCGGAACTCACCACCGATGCCCTGCGGGATCGCTGAGTGAACAATCCGTTCGCGGCGCACGGGCTGACAAGGCTGGCGCTGTCGGCCACACTCTTTCCCATCGGCCGCCTGGAGTGGCCCCGCGATGGAGCAGGCCCCTGATGCGACATCTCCTCCTACCCGCCACGCTCGCGCTTCTGGCAGCCGGCACTGCGAACGCCGCGCCGCAGGTGTACCGCATCGACCCCGTACATAGTTCGGTCGTGTTCAACGTGGACCACAATGGCTTTTCGCGTTCATTCGGCCGCTTGCGCATTACCGACGGCAGCGTGAACTTCGATCCGGATAA
Above is a genomic segment from Luteibacter aegosomatissinici containing:
- a CDS encoding GTPase, whose protein sequence is MSRRLRMLTAAIGIAALAWLLLATLERGLALAQRFMTLPEGLRWLIGLLLTAILLAGLGVGIWWLRPRKPRPPVQAPDRPTLETRLTKLRESGADVEELRSELDELDRRRDLGELHVAVFGEISTGKSTLIAALVPGAQLQSDPRGGTTRVVAHYDGVAPDGTTWTVADVPGSAEAGGEARERMAREEVLRAHAVIYVCSGDLTRAQASELQWLGDFGKPLVLAANKADQWNAQERIQIEHRLRATAEHIPDAVVLVSAGGEERFTRRLANGTTEDVRRQRKPEIDALTAALRRLVAAGATALEPARENAVLAGLHERTSVLETAQRATEAQRIVSRYARRAIVGAMAAVAPGTDLVIQGALAAGLARALADLYGVKVTEVEIEALLRQVRMTLRTGTSVVLAVAGNALKAFPGLGTLGGGVLHAFAYALVFDSLGKALATTLAERQQLDQAEAGERMRALLDDTRGNRLRHLAELTTDALRDR